In Acidovorax sp. 106, the following proteins share a genomic window:
- a CDS encoding methyltransferase domain-containing protein — MTHSIDDLHVYLRTIKADERTSLSVLAEQIHHQAAVLDLGCGSGALGQYLSETRSCTCDGLTWSEAEAAHARPYYRTVIVDNLETCDLTASFQNQRYDYIVCADVLEHLSQPERIVDACKALLAPNGKLLISVPNAAYSGLIAELLQGEFRYREEGLLDRTHLRFFTRRSLTRFIQEQNWQLDHLEAITRELPESEFKTRFDSLPPAVARYLLGTPDALTYQLIGVATPRTDKQAPPTDEPVLELAQARFTAQLYLGHNGQYAEDNKLQTTGCMGGSRQTLRFTIAPDAPQVTELRLDPADRPGFMHVYRLAIEDGAGRTHWEWTAEASSPLLLANAAHQQIVWNAPLPPVSSAMLLLLTGDDPWFQVPIPQTTLVNAQKQAGLSFVAEVGWPMSADYLALAGTVRPLQAEIEKLSHLAAGKDHELAESRQRFTQTQTELTQTQTALTKTQNQLSETGLQLTQLHSQLQWADAQILRASTQLAHAHHTNTELANHRQELMAHRLELMQACQRQQTEFDALAAYLRSIENSTVFRATRPLVHAKMRLDRMLGRGPAAPAPSHGPQPLAPTPHPVDVIVPVYRGLTDTQLCIGSALASRCKTPFRLVVINDASPEPEVTQWLREQAAQEPRMLLLENEVNLGFVGTVNRGMALSESNDVLLLNSDTEVANDWLDRIRNAAYSDARVASVTPFSNNATICSYPQFCKDNELPAGYDTARLDNLCAQTNPGMVVDVPTGVGFCMYIRRDCLVDVGLFDTANFGKGYGEENDFCQRAQAAGWRNLHLLDTFVLHTGGVSFGASKSPREQAAMETLRRLHPRYEPQVMAFVQADPARLGRLALDIARIQTSGKPVVLAVMHDRSGGTVRHIHELAQHLDDQVTTLVLAPVPGHRVKLSLPSDQETFALEFEIPAQMDDLQNILRSLGVQHIHYHHLLGHHPAIQQLPAQLGIRYDFTAHDYYSYCARISLTDNSDKYAAEPGPGQCGCCPAQSTAPDGRTMGQWRDSNRIFLESARCVIAPSQDTAQRIAAFAPAAHVIAVPHTDMQSPAPAPLVQPLAGTARLKVAVIGALSTIKGADVLESVALQAARTDAPLDFHLLGYGYRSLQTQPKARLTVHGAYGESDLQELLAWLKPDIVWFPAQWPETYSYTLSAALQAGLAIVAPNIGAFAERLEGREWSWVEPWDQAPADWLAFFTHIRQAHFVPHHSPQPVENAAAARPHTAGPAATAWAYTTDYVQGMAPAPLAPTHVSLDFLQAHMPAPTPAQETRTKALQALVWLRSLPLLRGVARCIPRHWQTQVKNWLRA, encoded by the coding sequence ATGACGCACTCAATCGACGACTTGCACGTTTATCTGCGCACCATCAAAGCCGATGAGCGCACCTCACTGTCCGTTTTGGCGGAGCAAATTCACCACCAAGCAGCAGTGCTTGATTTAGGGTGCGGTAGTGGTGCTCTGGGGCAGTACCTGTCCGAAACCCGGTCCTGCACCTGTGATGGTTTGACCTGGAGCGAGGCGGAAGCCGCCCATGCGCGTCCCTACTACCGCACGGTCATAGTCGATAACCTTGAAACCTGTGACCTCACGGCAAGCTTTCAGAACCAGCGGTACGACTACATTGTCTGTGCGGACGTCCTGGAGCACTTGAGCCAGCCCGAACGCATTGTCGATGCCTGCAAAGCCCTGCTCGCCCCCAACGGCAAACTCCTCATCTCCGTGCCAAACGCAGCATACAGCGGGCTGATTGCAGAATTGCTGCAAGGCGAGTTTCGCTACCGCGAAGAAGGGTTGCTTGACCGCACCCATTTGCGCTTTTTCACACGCCGCTCACTGACTCGCTTCATTCAGGAGCAAAACTGGCAACTCGACCACCTAGAGGCCATCACCAGAGAATTGCCAGAGTCTGAATTCAAAACCCGCTTTGACAGCCTGCCACCAGCCGTCGCGCGCTACCTGCTGGGCACACCGGATGCACTGACCTACCAACTCATTGGTGTGGCAACCCCTCGGACAGATAAGCAAGCGCCGCCAACCGATGAACCGGTCTTGGAATTGGCGCAGGCCCGGTTTACAGCGCAGTTGTATCTGGGCCACAACGGCCAGTATGCCGAAGACAACAAGCTGCAGACCACAGGCTGCATGGGCGGTAGCCGACAGACTCTGCGCTTCACCATTGCGCCAGACGCGCCACAGGTGACCGAACTGCGGCTGGACCCGGCAGACCGCCCTGGCTTCATGCATGTGTACCGACTGGCAATAGAAGATGGTGCGGGACGCACGCACTGGGAATGGACGGCAGAGGCATCAAGCCCCCTCTTGCTGGCCAACGCCGCTCACCAACAAATCGTCTGGAACGCGCCCCTTCCTCCAGTCTCTAGCGCAATGCTTCTGCTGCTCACTGGAGACGACCCCTGGTTCCAGGTCCCTATTCCCCAAACCACGCTGGTGAATGCCCAAAAACAGGCTGGTCTGTCCTTCGTGGCAGAAGTCGGCTGGCCCATGTCTGCAGACTATCTGGCATTGGCGGGCACGGTGAGACCGCTGCAGGCGGAGATCGAAAAGCTGTCTCACCTCGCGGCAGGCAAAGACCATGAACTTGCAGAGTCGCGACAACGATTTACCCAAACCCAGACCGAGCTGACCCAAACCCAGACAGCGCTGACCAAAACCCAAAATCAACTCAGCGAAACAGGGCTGCAACTCACACAGTTGCATTCACAGCTTCAATGGGCTGATGCGCAAATACTTCGCGCAAGCACCCAACTGGCTCACGCCCACCATACCAACACCGAGTTGGCAAACCACCGACAAGAATTGATGGCACATCGCCTAGAACTGATGCAAGCCTGCCAACGCCAGCAAACAGAATTTGACGCCTTGGCTGCTTACTTGCGATCCATTGAGAACTCCACTGTTTTTCGGGCGACTCGCCCCTTGGTACACGCAAAAATGCGCCTTGATCGAATGCTAGGCCGTGGGCCCGCAGCGCCTGCGCCTAGCCATGGGCCCCAGCCTCTCGCGCCCACTCCCCACCCTGTGGACGTGATCGTTCCCGTGTACCGGGGGCTGACAGACACACAGCTGTGCATCGGGTCGGCATTGGCCAGCCGTTGCAAAACCCCATTCAGGCTGGTGGTCATCAACGATGCCAGCCCTGAGCCTGAAGTCACCCAGTGGCTGCGCGAGCAAGCAGCCCAAGAGCCCAGAATGCTGCTGCTGGAAAACGAGGTCAATCTCGGCTTTGTAGGCACCGTCAATCGGGGCATGGCCCTGAGCGAGAGCAATGACGTTCTGTTGCTCAACAGCGATACCGAAGTGGCCAACGATTGGCTCGACCGCATACGCAACGCGGCCTACAGCGACGCCCGCGTGGCCTCGGTCACCCCGTTCTCCAACAATGCCACCATTTGCAGCTACCCCCAGTTTTGCAAAGACAACGAGTTACCCGCAGGCTATGACACCGCCCGCTTAGACAACCTGTGCGCGCAGACCAACCCCGGTATGGTGGTGGACGTGCCCACCGGGGTGGGCTTTTGCATGTACATCCGGCGTGACTGCCTCGTGGATGTTGGGCTGTTCGACACAGCGAACTTTGGCAAAGGCTATGGAGAAGAAAACGACTTCTGCCAGCGGGCTCAAGCAGCAGGGTGGCGCAACTTGCACCTGCTGGACACCTTTGTTCTGCACACCGGTGGGGTGAGCTTCGGTGCTAGCAAGAGCCCCCGAGAGCAAGCGGCCATGGAGACCCTGCGGCGCCTTCACCCCCGCTACGAGCCGCAGGTCATGGCCTTTGTACAGGCCGACCCGGCACGCCTGGGCCGCCTGGCGCTGGACATCGCCAGAATCCAAACCAGTGGCAAGCCCGTCGTACTCGCCGTGATGCACGACCGAAGCGGCGGCACCGTGCGCCACATCCACGAGCTGGCCCAGCACTTGGACGATCAGGTCACAACCCTGGTGTTGGCCCCTGTCCCTGGGCACCGCGTCAAACTCAGCCTGCCCTCAGATCAGGAGACATTTGCGCTGGAGTTTGAGATCCCAGCACAAATGGATGATCTGCAGAACATCCTGCGCAGCCTGGGCGTGCAGCACATCCACTACCACCACTTGCTGGGCCATCACCCAGCCATCCAGCAATTGCCCGCCCAACTGGGTATTCGTTACGACTTCACTGCGCACGACTACTACAGCTACTGCGCACGCATCTCGCTGACGGACAACTCCGACAAATACGCGGCAGAGCCCGGCCCTGGGCAATGCGGCTGCTGCCCTGCACAAAGCACAGCGCCGGACGGGCGCACGATGGGGCAGTGGCGAGACAGCAACCGGATTTTTCTGGAAAGTGCGCGCTGCGTCATCGCCCCCAGCCAAGACACCGCCCAGCGCATAGCCGCCTTTGCCCCCGCAGCCCACGTGATCGCCGTGCCGCACACGGACATGCAAAGCCCTGCACCCGCTCCCCTGGTGCAACCCCTGGCGGGCACGGCAAGGCTCAAGGTGGCAGTCATTGGCGCCCTCAGCACCATCAAAGGGGCCGACGTGCTGGAGTCCGTTGCCCTGCAGGCCGCGCGCACGGATGCACCGCTGGATTTCCACTTGCTCGGCTACGGCTACCGCAGCCTCCAGACCCAGCCCAAGGCCCGCCTCACCGTACACGGCGCCTACGGCGAATCTGATCTCCAGGAACTGCTGGCATGGCTAAAGCCAGACATTGTGTGGTTCCCCGCACAGTGGCCAGAGACCTACAGCTACACCCTCAGTGCAGCGCTGCAAGCCGGGCTGGCCATCGTGGCGCCTAACATTGGGGCTTTTGCAGAGCGGCTGGAAGGCCGGGAATGGAGTTGGGTCGAACCCTGGGACCAGGCGCCCGCCGATTGGCTGGCGTTTTTCACGCACATCCGGCAAGCGCATTTCGTGCCCCACCATTCGCCCCAACCGGTAGAGAACGCGGCCGCAGCACGGCCCCACACCGCTGGGCCGGCGGCCACTGCATGGGCATACACCACGGACTATGTGCAGGGCATGGCCCCTGCCCCCCTGGCCCCCACCCACGTGTCACTGGACTTTCTCCAGGCGC
- a CDS encoding glycosyltransferase, which translates to MSVVPVSAKLLVVSVVSHGHGPLVAQLLLSLARHCSGSIARVILTLNVPESEPVAPASGWPFDLQVRRNAVPLGFGTNHNLALHAATEPFVCVLNPDVGILGPSDPLAALVAVAQKPGIGCAYPLQVNAQGEIQDCERQLPTLPALIRRRLLGRADARVDWVNAACLVFPAEVWRAVKGFDDVYFMYCEDVDICLRVRLLGLVLAKAPVAVAHAGQRASHRNWRHLTWHVRSLLRLWCSPTFWQARQLLQSDVTSGGRISPP; encoded by the coding sequence ATGAGTGTTGTACCCGTATCCGCCAAACTGCTAGTCGTATCAGTGGTCAGCCACGGTCATGGGCCGCTGGTGGCACAGCTGTTGCTATCTTTGGCTCGGCACTGCTCTGGATCCATTGCCCGTGTCATATTGACCCTGAACGTGCCTGAGTCGGAACCTGTTGCTCCTGCAAGTGGGTGGCCTTTTGATTTGCAAGTGCGTCGCAATGCGGTGCCCTTGGGGTTTGGTACCAACCATAACCTTGCTCTCCATGCAGCGACAGAGCCCTTCGTTTGCGTCCTCAATCCCGATGTTGGCATCCTGGGGCCATCAGACCCACTGGCAGCTCTGGTTGCCGTTGCTCAAAAGCCTGGAATCGGTTGTGCGTATCCATTGCAAGTGAATGCCCAAGGAGAAATTCAGGACTGCGAGCGACAACTGCCAACTCTGCCAGCCTTGATTCGACGGCGGCTGTTGGGGCGCGCAGACGCTCGCGTGGATTGGGTCAATGCTGCTTGCCTGGTGTTTCCTGCAGAGGTTTGGCGCGCTGTGAAGGGGTTTGACGATGTGTACTTCATGTATTGTGAAGACGTTGATATTTGCCTCAGGGTGCGTTTGCTTGGCTTGGTATTGGCCAAGGCGCCTGTAGCTGTGGCTCATGCGGGCCAGCGGGCGAGCCATCGCAATTGGCGCCATTTGACTTGGCATGTCCGAAGCCTACTCAGGCTGTGGTGCTCCCCCACTTTTTGGCAGGCGCGCCAATTGTTACAGTCAGATGTAACAAGCGGGGGTAGGATCAGCCCCCCATGA
- a CDS encoding glycosyltransferase translates to MIWLSFFGFLISAIVAAGVVRWAHDHAEHYGEGMPQRFHLGHVPRLGGLAVLLGVGCSWLLGGAQSVWGDPGSLRLGPGLVLWWLAVLLPAALGGIAEDMTQRLRVSYRLFLTGLSGSVAVWGLGLTLPRLGLPWLDALLAFAPWIGVGIVLLAVAGLPHAFNIIDGYNGLAGMVALIVCLALAHVALQVGDRALAALLVTTAAATGGFLIWNYPRGMLFAGDGGAYIWGVVIALASISLVQRNADVSPWFPMLLLIYPVWETIFSIYRKAVRGISPGVADALHFHQLIYRRIVRGVFHDDESRRVLMRNNRTSPYLWGFTLLTVVPAVLFWNNTWLLMGFCCLFVISYVSAYLAIVRFKVPSWLRH, encoded by the coding sequence ATGATTTGGCTGTCCTTTTTCGGGTTTTTGATCTCCGCTATCGTTGCTGCCGGGGTGGTGCGCTGGGCGCACGACCACGCTGAGCACTACGGCGAAGGCATGCCTCAGCGGTTTCACCTGGGGCATGTGCCCCGCTTGGGCGGGCTGGCGGTTTTGCTGGGGGTGGGGTGCAGTTGGCTCTTGGGGGGTGCTCAATCTGTATGGGGTGATCCGGGGTCGTTGCGCCTGGGGCCTGGTCTGGTGCTTTGGTGGCTGGCGGTGTTGCTGCCTGCGGCACTGGGGGGCATTGCGGAAGACATGACCCAGCGTCTTCGCGTCAGCTATCGGTTGTTTTTGACGGGGCTCTCTGGCTCGGTTGCGGTTTGGGGGCTAGGGTTGACGCTGCCTCGTCTGGGACTGCCCTGGCTGGATGCCTTGTTGGCATTTGCCCCGTGGATTGGCGTGGGCATCGTTTTGCTTGCCGTGGCGGGGTTGCCGCATGCTTTCAACATCATTGACGGCTACAACGGTCTGGCAGGCATGGTGGCCTTGATCGTCTGCCTGGCGCTGGCCCATGTGGCTTTGCAGGTGGGGGACCGGGCGCTGGCGGCGCTGTTGGTGACCACGGCAGCGGCTACCGGTGGGTTTTTGATCTGGAACTATCCGCGCGGCATGTTGTTTGCCGGGGATGGTGGGGCGTACATCTGGGGGGTGGTGATCGCTTTGGCCAGCATCTCGTTGGTGCAGCGCAATGCCGATGTGTCGCCCTGGTTTCCGATGCTGCTGTTGATTTACCCGGTGTGGGAAACCATTTTTTCGATCTACCGCAAGGCGGTTCGGGGCATCTCGCCGGGCGTGGCGGACGCGCTGCATTTTCACCAGCTGATTTATCGCCGCATCGTCCGAGGGGTGTTTCATGACGACGAATCCCGCCGGGTGCTGATGCGCAATAACCGCACTTCGCCGTACCTCTGGGGCTTTACCTTGCTCACCGTCGTGCCGGCGGTACTGTTTTGGAACAACACATGGCTGCTGATGGGTTTTTGCTGCCTGTTTGTGATCAGCTATGTGTCGGCCTATTTGGCCATTGTTCGGTTCAAGGTGCCGTCCTGGTTGCGCCATTGA
- a CDS encoding nitric oxide reductase activation protein NorD, with protein MEEWIGQWWHRAITHLAEPQRKETQVALQDMQRSITLLFRAGGGNAAVRVAPVAASSHGGPRRWLQKVAGSGLRSALPELDAQTLALPPQIGVFDRTDLNRDLYLWLAALAAVLEPTGDWIADNRAATARALQRFAGLRERHQRLVTAHLAQRPTLHSLRGKDLPWEAAVQAALRGEEHTPLFVTPRQVAPVWLWLNATDTVSAENSAAGAAAQTPANPQDTPLDTDAHRRRARKTEHKPSRNSMLLAAKTDSLTSWSELVRLDRGTEDEPDPNAAMAANDMDTLSLVRSEQTTASRVRFDLDLPSASADDLPLGPGTKTPEWDWRRNRLQPDHCAVQCVVARVGTPYCPPAHLKATARKVRRRLEIMQAAPRWHKAQASGDEIDIDAWVRFQSESCGSAQHSEAPPVYAQRQRTERSLATLLLADLSLSTDAHATSQARVIDVIREALYVFGSALSGSGDAFEILGFSSVRRQHVRIQHIKGFTEPWNDAVHTRIGALKPGFYTRMGAAIRDATRRLAERPERQRLLLVLTDGKPNDIDIYEGRYGLEDTRHAIQEARAQGLSPFCVTIDHEAHQYLPLLFGAQGYALVRRPQDLVKHLTQAWTTLAR; from the coding sequence ATGGAAGAGTGGATTGGCCAATGGTGGCATCGTGCCATCACCCACCTGGCAGAGCCGCAACGCAAAGAAACCCAGGTGGCACTGCAAGACATGCAACGCAGCATCACGCTGCTCTTTCGTGCGGGCGGCGGGAATGCCGCGGTACGCGTAGCGCCTGTGGCAGCCAGCAGCCATGGCGGCCCCCGCCGCTGGCTGCAAAAGGTGGCCGGTAGCGGCCTGCGCAGCGCCCTGCCCGAGCTGGACGCCCAGACGCTGGCACTGCCCCCGCAAATCGGAGTGTTTGATCGCACCGACCTCAATCGCGACCTGTACCTGTGGCTGGCAGCCCTGGCAGCGGTGCTCGAGCCCACGGGCGACTGGATCGCTGACAACCGGGCCGCCACGGCCCGCGCACTGCAGCGCTTTGCCGGCCTGCGCGAGCGCCACCAGCGCTTGGTCACCGCCCACCTGGCACAGCGCCCGACCCTACACAGCCTGCGCGGCAAAGACCTGCCATGGGAAGCGGCAGTGCAAGCAGCCTTGCGGGGCGAAGAGCACACCCCCCTGTTTGTGACACCCCGGCAGGTAGCGCCCGTGTGGCTGTGGCTCAACGCCACGGACACGGTCAGCGCAGAGAATTCGGCAGCTGGCGCGGCAGCGCAAACGCCCGCCAACCCCCAGGACACGCCGCTGGACACAGACGCCCACCGCCGCCGCGCCCGCAAAACAGAGCACAAGCCATCGCGCAACAGCATGCTGCTGGCGGCCAAAACAGATTCACTGACCAGCTGGAGCGAGCTGGTGCGCCTGGACCGCGGCACTGAGGATGAACCAGACCCCAACGCCGCCATGGCCGCCAACGACATGGACACGCTGTCACTCGTGCGGTCCGAGCAAACCACCGCATCGCGCGTGCGCTTTGACCTTGACCTGCCCAGCGCCAGCGCCGACGACCTGCCCTTGGGACCTGGAACCAAGACCCCGGAATGGGACTGGCGGCGCAACCGGCTTCAGCCCGACCATTGCGCCGTTCAATGCGTTGTGGCCCGGGTTGGTACCCCGTACTGCCCCCCTGCCCATCTGAAAGCCACCGCACGCAAGGTGCGCAGGCGCCTGGAAATCATGCAAGCAGCCCCCCGCTGGCACAAGGCCCAGGCCTCGGGCGACGAAATCGACATCGACGCCTGGGTGCGCTTCCAAAGCGAATCCTGCGGCAGCGCCCAACACAGCGAAGCCCCCCCGGTGTATGCCCAGCGCCAACGCACCGAACGCAGCCTGGCCACCCTGCTGCTGGCCGACCTCTCACTCTCGACCGACGCCCATGCCACATCGCAGGCCCGCGTGATCGATGTCATCCGAGAGGCGCTTTACGTCTTCGGCTCGGCGCTGTCAGGATCGGGAGACGCCTTCGAGATTCTGGGCTTCAGCTCAGTGCGCAGGCAGCATGTTCGCATCCAGCACATCAAAGGCTTTACAGAGCCCTGGAACGACGCAGTGCATACCCGCATCGGCGCACTGAAGCCGGGCTTCTACACCCGCATGGGGGCAGCCATACGCGACGCAACGCGGCGGCTGGCAGAGCGCCCCGAACGCCAACGCCTGCTGCTGGTGTTGACGGACGGCAAGCCCAACGACATTGATATTTACGAAGGACGCTACGGACTGGAGGACACACGCCACGCCATCCAGGAGGCACGCGCCCAAGGCCTCAGCCCTTTTTGCGTAACCATTGACCACGAAGCCCACCAGTACCTGCCTCTGCTGTTCGGCGCACAAGGGTATGCGCTGGTGCGTCGCCCCCAAGACCTCGTCAAGCACCTGACGCAAGCCTGGACCACCCTGGCCCGCTGA
- a CDS encoding 4Fe-4S binding protein gives MTPSWRSTKSCAPWWVMKTETEPPAGHGLVRLGAQGRGRTFWRAMPLQQRRRWLQGAFMALFLLAPSLNLFRFDLNETQLWVLGMRWSLGIGAFQRGEASAMQTGWAILWRGFLPALGLVAVFLGIAYKYGRVYCGWLCPHFSIVETLNGLLHRATGKLSLWDTSHTPHPTRTPNARWWPVFLATCLGCGLVWAITLLTYLLPPTEIWGNLYAGTLTANQARFIGIGTLLFTLEFTLARHLFCRFGCAVGLFQSLAWMANPKGMVVAFARERARECKTCDSPRGSACDHACPMRLHPRNIKRMMFSCVQCGQCLSACDTTQTEQGRTPTLQWQIGLDAVRETLRQRRDGAP, from the coding sequence ATGACACCGTCCTGGCGCTCGACGAAGTCGTGCGCGCCGTGGTGGGTGATGAAGACTGAGACCGAGCCCCCAGCTGGCCACGGCCTCGTGCGCCTTGGTGCGCAGGGCCGTGGCCGCACCTTTTGGCGCGCCATGCCGTTGCAGCAGCGCCGCCGCTGGCTGCAAGGCGCTTTCATGGCGTTGTTCCTGCTCGCGCCGTCCCTGAATCTCTTTCGCTTTGATTTGAACGAAACCCAGTTGTGGGTGCTGGGCATGCGCTGGTCTTTGGGCATAGGCGCCTTTCAGCGTGGCGAAGCCAGTGCCATGCAAACCGGCTGGGCGATTTTGTGGCGCGGCTTTTTACCCGCACTGGGCCTGGTGGCCGTGTTTCTGGGCATCGCCTACAAGTATGGGCGGGTGTACTGCGGCTGGCTGTGCCCACACTTCTCCATCGTTGAGACCCTTAACGGCCTGCTGCACCGCGCCACCGGCAAGCTCAGCTTGTGGGACACCTCACACACACCGCATCCCACGCGCACCCCCAACGCAAGGTGGTGGCCCGTGTTTCTGGCCACCTGCCTGGGCTGCGGCTTGGTGTGGGCCATCACGCTATTGACCTACCTTTTGCCGCCCACGGAGATCTGGGGCAACCTGTACGCGGGCACGCTCACCGCCAACCAGGCCCGTTTCATTGGCATTGGCACCCTGCTGTTTACGCTGGAGTTCACACTGGCCCGGCATCTGTTTTGCCGCTTTGGCTGCGCGGTGGGGCTGTTCCAAAGCCTGGCCTGGATGGCCAACCCCAAAGGCATGGTCGTGGCCTTTGCACGCGAACGCGCCCGCGAATGCAAAACCTGCGACAGCCCACGCGGCAGCGCCTGTGACCATGCGTGCCCCATGCGCCTGCACCCGCGCAACATCAAACGCATGATGTTTTCGTGCGTGCAATGCGGCCAATGCCTGAGCGCTTGCGACACAACCCAAACAGAACAAGGGCGCACCCCCACGCTGCAATGGCAGATTGGGCTGGACGCCGTTCGAGAGACCCTGCGCCAACGGCGCGATGGAGCACCCTGA
- a CDS encoding CbbQ/NirQ/NorQ/GpvN family protein, giving the protein MAATYAQERQVAAAGTGSSPAQPGLPFYAEQGGECALFAQCHAQQLPLLIKGPTGCGKTRFVEHMAARLGRPLITVSCHDDLSAADLVGRHLIGQGSTVWADGPLTRAVREGAIVYLDEVVEARKDTTVVLHPLADDRRILPIERTGEQLKAPADFMLVISYNPGYQNLLKGLKPSTRQRFTALTLDYPAPAVERRILETEGRASPAIAARLVQLAQALRRLTDHDLEETASTRLLVMAARLASAGMGLRQACRAAVVDALSDDHDTVLALDEVVRAVVGDED; this is encoded by the coding sequence ATGGCTGCCACCTACGCCCAAGAGCGACAGGTAGCTGCTGCCGGCACCGGCAGCAGCCCAGCCCAGCCCGGGCTGCCGTTCTACGCAGAACAAGGCGGCGAATGCGCCTTGTTTGCGCAGTGCCACGCGCAGCAACTGCCGCTGCTAATCAAGGGCCCCACAGGCTGCGGAAAGACCCGGTTTGTGGAGCACATGGCGGCCCGTCTGGGGCGGCCTTTGATCACCGTGTCCTGCCACGACGACCTGAGTGCCGCTGACCTGGTGGGGCGGCACCTGATCGGACAGGGCAGCACCGTGTGGGCAGACGGCCCACTCACCCGCGCAGTGCGCGAGGGCGCCATCGTCTACCTGGACGAGGTGGTGGAGGCACGCAAAGACACCACGGTGGTGCTGCACCCGCTGGCGGACGACCGGCGCATTCTGCCCATCGAACGCACAGGTGAGCAGCTCAAGGCACCGGCAGATTTCATGCTGGTGATTTCGTACAACCCCGGCTACCAGAACCTGCTCAAAGGGCTCAAGCCCAGCACACGCCAGCGCTTTACCGCACTGACGCTGGACTACCCGGCCCCTGCTGTAGAGCGTCGCATTCTGGAAACCGAGGGGCGCGCCTCGCCCGCCATCGCGGCCAGGCTGGTGCAATTGGCGCAGGCATTGCGCCGGCTCACGGACCATGACCTGGAAGAAACCGCCAGCACCCGCCTGCTGGTCATGGCAGCCCGCCTGGCTTCTGCAGGCATGGGCCTGCGGCAAGCCTGCCGTGCCGCTGTGGTCGACGCGCTGAGCGACGACCATGACACCGTCCTGGCGCTCGACGAAGTCGTGCGCGCCGTGGTGGGTGATGAAGACTGA
- a CDS encoding cbb3-type cytochrome c oxidase subunit I has protein sequence MQPATLKYQSQAVAKLYFIAALGLFTGQIVFGLSLGLQYVIGDLFFPAIPFNIARMVHTNLLIVWLLFGFMGAAYYMVPEEAETELYSPLFAKVLFWIFLAAGAATILGYLLVPYAKLAEMTGNDFLATMGREFLEQPLPTKVGIVIVALGFLFNISMTVLKGRKTAISMVLLMGLWGLALMFLFSFVNPSNLVRDKMYWWFVVHLWVEGTWELIMASLLAFVLVKTTGVDREVIDKWMYMIVAFALITGILGTGHHFYFIGLPGYWHWVGSVFSAMEPIPFFMMTLFAFNMVQRRRREHPNQAAVLWAVGTAVIGFLGAGVWGFIHTLSTVNYYTHGSQVTAAHGHLAFYGAYVLVVLAIISYAMPILRGREANPLRAQRVEMWSFWIMSIGMAVMVLALSGAGILQVWLQRMPTTGAMPFMATQDQLVFFYWVRVAGGVMFLLGLLTYLSSFFVGPAADEEGMAVGIGTRLQRA, from the coding sequence GGCCTGTTCACCGGACAGATCGTCTTCGGCCTTTCGCTGGGCCTGCAGTACGTCATCGGTGACTTGTTCTTTCCGGCGATCCCGTTCAACATCGCCCGCATGGTCCACACCAATCTACTGATTGTGTGGCTGCTCTTCGGCTTCATGGGCGCCGCCTACTACATGGTGCCCGAAGAGGCCGAGACCGAGCTGTACAGCCCCTTGTTCGCCAAGGTCCTGTTCTGGATCTTCCTGGCAGCAGGTGCGGCCACCATCCTCGGCTATTTGCTGGTGCCCTATGCCAAGCTGGCAGAGATGACTGGCAATGACTTCCTGGCCACGATGGGGCGGGAGTTCCTGGAGCAACCCCTGCCCACCAAGGTCGGCATCGTGATCGTGGCCCTGGGCTTTCTCTTCAACATCAGCATGACCGTGCTCAAAGGCCGCAAGACTGCCATCTCGATGGTGCTACTGATGGGCCTGTGGGGCTTGGCGCTGATGTTCCTGTTCAGCTTTGTGAACCCCAGCAACCTGGTGCGCGACAAGATGTACTGGTGGTTTGTGGTGCACCTGTGGGTGGAGGGCACATGGGAGCTGATCATGGCGTCGCTGCTGGCGTTCGTGCTGGTCAAGACCACCGGCGTGGACCGCGAAGTGATCGACAAGTGGATGTACATGATCGTGGCCTTCGCATTGATCACCGGCATTCTGGGCACAGGTCACCACTTCTACTTCATCGGCCTGCCAGGCTACTGGCACTGGGTGGGTAGCGTGTTCTCTGCCATGGAGCCCATCCCCTTCTTCATGATGACGCTGTTCGCCTTCAACATGGTGCAACGCCGCCGCCGCGAACACCCCAACCAAGCCGCTGTGTTGTGGGCTGTGGGCACCGCCGTGATCGGGTTCCTGGGCGCTGGCGTGTGGGGCTTCATCCACACCCTCAGCACCGTCAACTACTACACCCACGGCTCGCAAGTCACCGCTGCACACGGGCACTTGGCGTTCTATGGCGCCTATGTGCTGGTGGTGCTGGCCATCATCAGCTACGCCATGCCCATCCTGCGCGGGCGTGAGGCCAATCCTCTGCGGGCGCAGCGCGTCGAGATGTGGAGCTTCTGGATCATGAGCATCGGCATGGCCGTCATGGTGCTGGCCCTGAGCGGCGCTGGCATCCTGCAGGTGTGGCTGCAACGCATGCCCACCACGGGCGCCATGCCCTTCATGGCCACGCAAGACCAGCTGGTGTTCTTCTACTGGGTGCGTGTGGCTGGCGGAGTGATGTTCTTGCTGGGCCTGCTGACCTACCTGAGCAGCTTCTTTGTCGGCCCTGCGGCCGATGAAGAAGGCATGGCCGTAGGCATCGGCACCCGTCTGCAACGGGCCTGA